One segment of Lytechinus pictus isolate F3 Inbred chromosome 13, Lp3.0, whole genome shotgun sequence DNA contains the following:
- the LOC129275149 gene encoding CCR4-NOT transcription complex subunit 9, protein MHGLGMQPRLGGAAIPPPQAPSSIPPMAPVEREKIYQWIVELASPDTRENALHELSKKREVVPDLAPMLWHSFGTVAALLQEIVNIYPYINPPALTAHQSNRVCNALALLQCIASHPETRSAFLQAHIPLFLYPFLHTVSKTRPFEYLRLTSLGVIGALVKTDEQEVINFLLTTEIIPLCLRIMESGSELSKTVATFILQKILLDETGLSYICQTYERFSHVAMILGKMVIALAKEPSARLLKHVVRCYLRLSDNQRARGALRQCLPDQLKDNSFMAVLKDDGSTKRWLAQLIKNLTETSSMDPRGIPMPPQ, encoded by the exons ATGCATGGTCTTGGGATGCAACCG CGTCTTGGAGGAGCTGCAATCCCCCCTCCCCAAGCGCCTTCCTCCATCCCTCCCATGGCACCggtggagagagagaagatCTACCAGTGGATTGTGGAGCTAGCGAGTCCAGACACAAGGGAAAATGCACTACACGAATTAAG TAAAAAGCGTGAGGTGGTTCCAGACTTAGCCCCCATGCTGTGGCACTCCTTTGGTACAGTGGCTGCACTGCTACAAGAGATCGTCAACATCTATCCATACATCAACCCACCAGCTCTCACA gCCCACCAGTCCAATCGAGTGTGCAATGCCCTAGCTCTGTTACAATGTATAGCATCACATCCAGAGACAAGATCAGCATTCTTACAAG CTCACATCCCTTTGTTTCTCTACCCCTTCCTACACACCGTCAGCAAGACACGCCCATTTGAGTACCTACGCCTCACGAGTCTTGGTGTCATAGGTGCTCTTGTCAAG actGATGAACAGGAGGTTATAAATTTCTTACTGACGACAGAGATTATCCCACTCTGTCTCAGGATAATGGAGAGTGGCAGTGAACTTTCAAAAACA GTTGCTACCTTCATACTTCAGAAGATTCTTCTCGATGAAACGGGTCTTTCCTACATCTGTCAGACGTATGAAAGATTCTCCCACGTAGCAATGATACTA GGCAAGATGGTGATAGCACTGGCGAAAGAACCATCAGCTAGACTCTTGAAGCATGTTGTCAGATGCTACCTCAGACTTTCAGATAACCAAAG AGCCCGCGGTGCACTCCGGCAGTGCCTCCCAGACCAGCTCAAGGACAACAGCTTCATGGCCGTCCTCAAGGACGACGGCTCCACCAAACGCTGGCTGGCCCAGCTCATCAAGAACCTTACCGAGACCAGCTCCATGGACCCCCGGGGAATCCCCATGCCGCCACAATGA